A stretch of Novosphingobium pentaromativorans US6-1 DNA encodes these proteins:
- a CDS encoding MarR family transcriptional regulator, with translation MHKFGCHKLWQPTARESFSGPFAAADRALERLDALLPAREPLTALTEWLCQLREHEVDFLEGGSEEVLIEGRVFQRFAARGSAWAASLAAAMRPQLFALGAAPLALAELAPRELFRAEPERSLPALLASAIGAAAGDVATDLSAVTAMVARGEERLAGLYASSQAPAMWQLIGGLGPLTRAELARALGVTRRTASQAAQALEKADLATLRPGDHVLAPKRAHRAS, from the coding sequence GTGCATAAATTCGGTTGCCATAAACTTTGGCAGCCGACAGCACGCGAGAGCTTCTCAGGCCCCTTTGCGGCCGCCGACCGGGCGCTCGAACGGCTCGATGCCCTGCTGCCGGCGCGTGAGCCCCTGACAGCCCTCACCGAATGGCTCTGCCAGCTGCGTGAGCACGAAGTCGACTTTCTCGAGGGCGGCAGCGAGGAGGTGCTGATCGAGGGCCGCGTGTTCCAGCGGTTCGCCGCGCGCGGGAGTGCCTGGGCCGCCTCGCTCGCCGCGGCAATGCGCCCGCAGCTGTTCGCCCTGGGCGCGGCGCCGCTTGCGCTCGCCGAGCTCGCCCCGCGTGAGCTGTTCCGCGCCGAACCCGAACGCTCCCTCCCCGCCCTGCTGGCTAGTGCAATTGGCGCCGCGGCCGGTGACGTGGCAACGGACCTCTCGGCCGTCACGGCCATGGTTGCGCGAGGCGAGGAACGCCTCGCTGGCCTCTATGCCTCGTCGCAGGCGCCTGCGATGTGGCAGCTGATTGGTGGGTTGGGTCCCCTCACCCGCGCCGAACTGGCGCGAGCGCTCGGCGTGACCCGCCGCACCGCCTCACAAGCCGCCCAGGCGCTCGAGAAGGCCGATCTGGCGACGCTGCGCCCCGGAGACCATGTCCTGGCCCCCAAACGCGCTCACAGAGCCTCCTGA